A single genomic interval of Candidatus Jordarchaeales archaeon harbors:
- a CDS encoding N-acetylornithine carbamoyltransferase, whose amino-acid sequence MRSDLKGKDLITTQEWELEAIEDTLKLAFDVKKRPQSYSDALRGKSLIMLFFNPSTRTRLSFEIGMTQLGGHAVYMEAESGWIGRGSESIKDTASVMARYGDAISIRIFPNVTGWRYGESNRVVREFAMWADVPVINMECDMFHPCQELADIMTIIEKKGDPHGKKFLLSWVYHPNPLPCSVPNSALLISTRFGMDVTLLHPEGFELDQQIMEWAKKNAEESGGSLEVTSNVEEAYDGADVVYVKSWGSLKYYGNPQEEKKLRVKFRDWICNEYLMSLTKKDSIFMHCLPIRRNVEATDGVIDGPHSVIYDEAENRLHVQKAVLLMII is encoded by the coding sequence TTGAGAAGCGACTTGAAAGGCAAAGACCTCATAACAACACAAGAATGGGAGCTCGAAGCAATAGAAGATACCCTAAAACTGGCATTTGATGTGAAAAAGAGGCCTCAAAGCTACTCTGACGCTCTCAGAGGAAAATCGTTGATTATGCTTTTCTTTAATCCGAGCACTAGAACCCGCCTTTCTTTCGAAATAGGGATGACACAGCTAGGCGGTCATGCGGTCTACATGGAAGCTGAGTCTGGTTGGATTGGTAGAGGGTCAGAGTCAATAAAAGATACTGCTTCCGTTATGGCCCGCTACGGCGATGCTATATCAATAAGAATATTTCCTAACGTGACAGGGTGGCGCTATGGGGAAAGCAACCGGGTTGTACGCGAATTCGCCATGTGGGCTGACGTTCCGGTAATAAACATGGAATGCGACATGTTCCACCCATGCCAAGAGCTAGCAGACATAATGACGATAATAGAGAAAAAGGGAGACCCTCATGGAAAAAAGTTCCTTTTAAGCTGGGTTTACCACCCCAACCCTCTCCCGTGCAGTGTTCCAAACTCAGCCCTCTTAATTTCAACCCGTTTCGGGATGGACGTTACGCTTCTCCACCCCGAAGGCTTCGAGCTCGACCAGCAGATCATGGAGTGGGCGAAAAAGAACGCCGAAGAATCTGGAGGCAGCCTAGAAGTTACGAGCAACGTTGAAGAGGCATACGATGGAGCTGATGTCGTCTATGTTAAATCTTGGGGCTCGCTAAAGTATTATGGTAACCCGCAAGAAGAGAAAAAGCTGCGTGTTAAGTTTCGAGATTGGATATGCAACGAGTACTTGATGAGTTTGACCAAGAAAGACTCGATCTTTATGCACTGCCTCCCTATACGGAGAAACGTGGAGGCTACTGATGGCGTAATCGACGGTCCTCACTCCGTAATTTACGACGAAGCTGAAAACAGGTTACATGTTCAAAAAGCGGTCTTATTAATGATAATCTAG
- a CDS encoding iron-sulfur cluster assembly protein: MNKGDVLEVLKKVSDPELPMSVVDLGIVSEDDITVERNKVTVVFTPTSSMCPMGGIIGVIIKKVLEDKLGVDVEVKVKPGTHINEEAINEMLNNKAKYNQIVKRLEESGMIERCVMD, from the coding sequence ATGAACAAAGGTGATGTTCTCGAAGTTTTAAAGAAGGTAAGCGACCCAGAACTACCCATGTCAGTTGTCGACCTAGGAATAGTTAGCGAAGATGACATAACAGTAGAAAGAAACAAGGTCACTGTGGTGTTTACCCCGACATCTTCCATGTGTCCTATGGGTGGCATCATAGGAGTCATAATAAAGAAGGTGTTAGAGGATAAGCTTGGAGTAGACGTCGAAGTTAAAGTGAAGCCCGGAACACACATAAACGAAGAAGCAATAAATGAAATGTTAAACAACAAGGCTAAGTACAATCAAATAGTTAAGCGTCTTGAGGAAAGTGGAATGATAGAGAGGTGCGTTATGGACTGA
- the larB gene encoding nickel pincer cofactor biosynthesis protein LarB codes for MRYLNSHHVLPGRRESAISQLREILEKLVKGEISLDEAERAIRFFQILEVGNIAKIDVKRELRSSTPEIVYAKGKRKEYLVEIARRVVEEKGYVIVTKCNEEQLSLLRKEFPESMFSLEVIEETGTIYVRRPDYKLTKTGGKVGVLTGGTADIPVAEEVRLTARCMGCEVYVAYDVGVAGIHRVFKPLADMVRNGVDVIVVVAGMEGALPSVVSGLVNLPVIGVPTSTGYGFGGGGVGALFTMLQTCAPGVAVVNIDNGVGAGVIAALIANRAAMFREKIPGG; via the coding sequence TTGAGATATTTAAATAGCCATCACGTCCTGCCCGGCCGGAGGGAGAGTGCTATAAGCCAGTTAAGGGAGATCCTCGAGAAGCTAGTTAAAGGCGAAATTAGCTTAGATGAAGCTGAAAGGGCAATTCGTTTCTTTCAAATACTGGAAGTTGGTAATATCGCCAAGATAGACGTGAAGAGGGAGCTCCGCTCGAGTACGCCGGAAATTGTTTATGCTAAAGGTAAGCGAAAAGAGTACCTTGTTGAGATCGCTAGAAGAGTTGTTGAAGAGAAAGGTTACGTTATTGTAACCAAGTGCAACGAGGAACAGTTGTCCTTGTTAAGAAAAGAGTTTCCGGAGAGCATGTTTTCGCTAGAAGTGATAGAAGAAACTGGAACTATTTACGTCAGGAGGCCGGATTACAAACTGACTAAGACCGGCGGAAAGGTAGGTGTCCTAACCGGAGGTACAGCAGACATACCTGTAGCCGAAGAAGTCAGGCTAACTGCAAGATGTATGGGGTGCGAAGTTTACGTCGCCTATGACGTTGGGGTCGCAGGAATTCACAGAGTATTTAAGCCGCTTGCCGACATGGTCAGAAACGGGGTAGATGTAATAGTTGTTGTCGCTGGAATGGAGGGCGCGCTCCCCTCCGTAGTTTCAGGACTCGTGAACCTTCCGGTAATAGGTGTTCCAACAAGCACGGGGTACGGGTTTGGAGGAGGCGGCGTTGGCGCCCTTTTCACGATGCTTCAAACATGCGCTCCCGGAGTCGCCGTTGTTAACATTGACAACGGGGTTGGAGCAGGCGTAATCGCGGCTTTGATAGCTAACAGGGCAGCAATGTTTAGAGAAAAAATACCCGGGGGGTGA
- the larC gene encoding nickel pincer cofactor biosynthesis protein LarC: protein MSIAIADSSIAGVSGDMFLGALVDLCGEWSELEELASVLPKVVNKCSEAEVRVEKVRRKDIAATKVSLFVKEEKGFTGKELLDFVEKTAQELSLSKRALNMATSIAFLLAKSEAKVHGENVEEVHLHELGSADTIFDIVGAALMCEKLGLLDAKWFTSPVAVGCGVIRSSHGSLPIPAPATVEILREAGMTMLAGLSNCELATPTGVAILAALKAEPFSVMPPVTPIKAGYGAGERDLADLPNVFRVIIGNTSSLYEEEMVVVETNVDDISGEVIAHVSTLLLKSGARDVTIIPTIAKKGRPGCILQVICTPENYTSIAEKLIKETGTLGVRLHQVKRLILEKEMITFDLEVEGKRYPINVKVARDKQGRVLRVKPEFEDLRKVSEATGKSVRELLGEFERCFLPRRKVGENV from the coding sequence GTGTCAATAGCTATAGCCGATTCGTCCATTGCTGGTGTTTCCGGTGACATGTTCTTGGGTGCGCTCGTCGACTTGTGTGGAGAGTGGAGTGAACTCGAAGAACTGGCTAGTGTTTTACCTAAAGTAGTAAATAAATGTTCGGAAGCTGAAGTTAGAGTCGAAAAAGTTAGGCGAAAAGATATCGCGGCTACGAAAGTCTCCCTTTTCGTTAAGGAAGAGAAAGGCTTTACTGGTAAAGAATTACTGGATTTTGTTGAAAAAACTGCTCAAGAACTCTCACTTTCAAAGCGTGCTCTGAACATGGCAACCAGCATTGCCTTCCTTCTCGCTAAATCGGAGGCGAAGGTTCATGGCGAAAACGTCGAAGAAGTACATCTACATGAGCTTGGCTCAGCAGACACTATATTTGACATAGTGGGTGCTGCACTCATGTGCGAAAAGCTCGGTTTACTTGATGCAAAGTGGTTTACTAGCCCAGTAGCAGTCGGATGTGGCGTAATTCGATCATCCCACGGTTCACTGCCAATACCCGCCCCTGCAACTGTTGAGATATTGCGGGAAGCCGGGATGACTATGCTGGCTGGCTTATCTAACTGTGAGCTTGCAACACCGACAGGTGTAGCAATACTTGCTGCGTTGAAAGCAGAACCGTTTAGCGTGATGCCACCAGTTACGCCTATAAAAGCGGGGTATGGGGCTGGAGAGCGAGATTTAGCCGACCTCCCGAACGTTTTTAGAGTGATAATTGGCAACACTTCTTCACTATACGAGGAAGAGATGGTTGTTGTCGAGACAAACGTAGACGACATTTCAGGAGAAGTGATCGCCCACGTTTCAACATTGCTTCTAAAGTCTGGAGCAAGAGACGTGACTATCATACCTACCATCGCGAAAAAAGGGAGACCAGGATGCATTTTACAAGTCATATGTACACCCGAAAACTATACCAGCATAGCGGAAAAATTAATCAAGGAGACTGGAACTTTAGGTGTGCGTCTTCATCAAGTCAAAAGGCTAATTTTAGAAAAAGAGATGATTACTTTTGATCTTGAGGTCGAAGGGAAGAGGTACCCTATTAATGTGAAAGTGGCGAGGGATAAACAGGGCAGAGTGCTTAGAGTTAAGCCGGAATTCGAGGATCTAAGGAAGGTGTCCGAAGCAACGGGGAAAAGTGTCAGGGAATTGCTAGGCGAGTTTGAACGGTGTTTTTTACCTAGGCGAAAAGTGGGGGAAAACGTTTAA